In one Heterodontus francisci isolate sHetFra1 unplaced genomic scaffold, sHetFra1.hap1 HAP1_SCAFFOLD_106, whole genome shotgun sequence genomic region, the following are encoded:
- the LOC137361441 gene encoding uncharacterized protein, translating into MGKPVILLMKDIYYPILAGLGVLVNLVAIVILSRRNCGLSKCISVYMVSMATADLLVMIINVMVYHIFSYRFPLSFLSYTPVCRIVIYMTTITFDLSVWFTVSFTFDRFVAVCFEKFKVRYCTARTVGVVITVFCFLSLFKNIPFLFAYEPQQTINKVQWGCRPNVDFFSSPLGTAWVWFHSAWLVWLPFTLIASFNCSTIGRILVANRTRRKLQGNRSEYLSDSEMENRRKSIILLFTVSGSFILFWLTAAVSFVSTRLANINYYRGDRTAPEYIATETGTCLKFVSCIQNPCIYVATQRKFRDELKNVLKSLWPESITAVRRDDILNETSSEAIWVELRNTKGATTLRGVYYRQPNRETEIEEQIFRHRYDRKNKRAIIVGDFNYPNVDWKTNSVKGTEGTKFLNCIQEKSFNWHVTRPTRGGTIPDLVFNNESEEVDGIAMGYHFGAGDLLQSCKELDDTNIVVNQEQCEILDMISIMREEVREGLTSLKVDKSPGQNGLYPRLSKEASEKITGALRIIVKSSLDTVTGKLEEGSAVDVVYMDFTRAFDKVPHGRLVRKMKAHGIQWNVASWIESWLRDGKQRIVADGLRVESGFQ; encoded by the exons ATGGGGAAACCAGTTATTCTGCTGATGAAAGACATTTACTACCCCATTCTCGCAGGCCTGGGTGTCCTTG tgaacttggtggcgattgtgattctctCCCGAAGAAACTGCggcctttccaaatgtatttctgtttatatggtgtccatggcaacagcagatctcctggtcatGATTATCAATGTAATGGTGTATCATATTTTCAGTTATCgctttccactttcattcctgtcttacacCCCCGTGTGTAGGATTGTTATATACATGACAACTATCACctttgatttgtctgtttggttcacagtctcCTTCACGTTTGACCGTTTTGTAGCTGTCTGCTTCGAGAAGTTTAAGGTAAGATATTGCACAGCAAGAACTGTAGGCGTGGTTATAACAGTGTTCTGTTTCTTGAGTTTGTTCAAGAACATCCCCTTTTTATTTGCATATGAACCTCAGCAAAcaattaacaaggtgcagtggggctgtcggccaaatgtggattttttttcctcaccactcggtacagcgtgggtctggtttcacagcgcctggctcgtttggcttccttttactttaattgcctcatttaattgttcaaccattggacgtattttagtggccaatagAACCCGCAGGAAGCTCCAGGGTAACAGGAGTGAGTATCtcagtgattcagaaatggagaaccgaaggaaatccattattttattgttcactgtatcgggcagttttatactgttttggttgaCAGCTGCCGTGAGTTTCGTGTCGACCAGGTTGGCAAACATCAATTATTACCGTGGTGACCGCACAGCCCCTGAATATATCGCCACTGAAACCGGAACGTGCCTTAAATTTGTGAGTTGTATTCAAAACCCATGTATTTATGTAGcgacccagagaaaattcagagatgaactgaagaatgtgttgaaatctcTCTGGCCA gaatcaataacagctgtgaggagggatgatattctaaatgaaacgtccagtgaggccatatgggttgagctcagaaatactaAAGGGGCAACCACACTACGAGGAGTGTACTATCGACAACCAaatagagagacggagatagaagaacaaatatttaGGCACAGGTATGATCGCAAAAACaagagggcaataatagttggggatttcaactaccctaatgtcGACTGGaagacaaacagtgtgaagggcacggagggcacaaaattcttgaactgcattcaagagaaatcTTTTAACTGGCACGTAACAAgaccaacgagagggggcacaattccagatttagtcttcaATAATGAATCTGAAGAAGTGGATGGAATAGCAATGGGTTACCATTTTGGAGCTGGTGACCTTTtgcaaagctgcaag GAGTTGGATGACACAAACATTGTAGTtaaccaggagcagtgtgaaatattagatatgataagcataatgagggaggaagtacgagagggtctaacatccttgaaagtggataaatcaccagggcagaaTGGATTGTATCCGAGGTTGTCAAAGGAAGCCAGCGAGAAAATAACGGGTGCTCTGAGGATCAtcgtcaaatcctcactggatacag taacagggaagCTTgaagagggtagtgcagtggatgtggtctacatggattttactcgggcatttgacaaggtcccacatggcagactggtcagaaaaatgaaagcccatgggatacagtggaATGTGGCAAGCTGGATCGAAAGTTGGCTCAGGGacgggaaacaaaggatagttgCCGATGGTTTGCgagtggaaagcggtttccagtag